The following coding sequences are from one uncultured Desulfobacter sp. window:
- the fabG gene encoding 3-oxoacyl-ACP reductase FabG — protein MSQKIDTKTAIVTGASRGIGRAIAVELAAQGYYTFINYHSDKAGAGQTLEQVRAAGADGEIMQFDVADKEQSKAAIDHIVDRCEAIDVLVNNAGIVKDGLFIMMKEESWDTVIRTSLDGFYNMTKPILKKMVRQKRGSVVSIASLSGLTGNRGQANYSAAKAGLIGASRSVASEVARIGIRVNVVAPGLIGTDMTKDLPMDNVKTMIPMARVGRPEEVARVVKFLCSEDASYVTGQVISVNGGMF, from the coding sequence ATGTCCCAGAAAATAGATACAAAAACCGCCATTGTCACAGGGGCAAGCCGGGGGATCGGCCGGGCCATTGCCGTTGAGCTTGCAGCCCAGGGGTATTATACCTTTATCAATTACCACTCGGACAAAGCGGGTGCCGGCCAGACCCTTGAACAGGTGCGGGCCGCCGGAGCCGACGGCGAGATCATGCAGTTCGATGTGGCGGACAAAGAACAGTCCAAAGCCGCAATTGACCATATCGTGGACCGGTGCGAAGCCATTGACGTGCTGGTTAACAATGCCGGCATTGTGAAAGACGGTCTGTTCATCATGATGAAAGAAGAGAGCTGGGACACGGTGATCCGAACCAGCCTTGACGGTTTTTACAATATGACAAAACCGATCCTGAAAAAAATGGTCCGCCAAAAGCGGGGTTCGGTTGTTTCCATTGCATCGTTGTCCGGTTTGACAGGCAACCGGGGGCAGGCCAATTACAGTGCGGCCAAGGCAGGGCTCATCGGTGCCAGCCGCAGCGTTGCATCCGAAGTGGCACGCATCGGCATCCGGGTCAATGTTGTGGCACCCGGCCTCATCGGGACCGATATGACCAAAGACCTGCCCATGGACAATGTCAAAACCATGATTCCCATGGCCCGGGTGGGCCGCCCCGAAGAGGTGGCCCGGGTGGTAAAATTTTTGTGTTCAGAGGACGCATCCTACGTCACCGGCCAGGTGATCTCGGTGAACGGCGGCATGTTTTAA